The sequence below is a genomic window from Oreochromis niloticus isolate F11D_XX linkage group LG3, O_niloticus_UMD_NMBU, whole genome shotgun sequence.
tgttctACACCCTAACAGTTAGCAGATAATGTAGTGAAGCATCGctgaccagtgttggtcaagttacttgaaaaaagtaatcagttactaattactgattacttcccccaaaaagtaatcccgttactttactgattacttattttcaaaagtaatcaattacttagttacttagttactttttaaaaagacgatttacaacctgaataggtgataaagcgatagatctttcagcccaattctactttttctgcataatccatcatacaaaatgtaatcaaatggaaacgtcactttttaaaactttaaatcttttaactttatgcatcaagcaaaaacttaattatatgcaacattctctgactggaagaaatttgtttaacatttaaacctattttctgcacattccagcatataaaataaaatatttttttgtgtttacactcactctttcaaatagatgaaagtaaaacacagcagaaaataaataaaatcaaagactagcggtcctgttgctctattttcacctgtaaagcaggactgggttaggcggaggaggtttaccctggtgcaggtgtgccgcagcggtcagtggaagaatccgcgagtttctctgtgaatttcacattacctcgtagtacactcggtgcttgcttggaagtttaggggtttttttcgctgtaaaaagaagttttcttcccacgcacaacggacactaatgtttttgtcactttttatggaatcaaactcaaaataaggtcagtacttccacgctttgaacgctgcatgctcatactctctctttagtaacgcagtaacgcagcgttcctacgtgaaagtaacggtaatctaattaccgtttttgcaatagtaatcccttacattactcgttacttgaaaaaagtaatcagattacagtaacgctactgcccatctctgtcgCTGACACAAAATTTGACTCTGACTTTAAACACTGGTCACTTCAGGTGTTGCTCTGAtatacaggaaatgacatcacgGCTCAAACTCTTTGTCAGTaaaccatttctttatttaacatataaaattttggtttaattgttgcaggatttcattacacaaacaaactgaaaaaaacctgCAGAACACATGGATCAATGcattcaataaaaatataacaggaaacAGATTTCTTAATCAAACTGCTGGAACAAAGCGAACCACTCAACACGAACACTACAGTAGAACAGTTTAGAAAGCTTAAAACGCAATAAGAGACACATTTTCATTCATAGCTGCCTCATCAGATCTTTACAGAAGACTCcacctgaactctgtggagcctgatctcaagggtttaagtctgaccctgaaaccagaagaggatctttctgtctctgcagattcactgtgatccagAGACGGCAatgatttcagtcctgcatcacgctgatgtttgcacagagaggaTAATTTGGTAAATGTTTTTGAACATTGGTAACAGTAAACTTCATAATCATTATGCAAATTTttactctgtgaatggtactcatggccattgaccagtggttgttgatcagtgctcataagaatttgcatattaatgatgaagaaattgacctcacagcccattgttcattcattgGGCCGGTTTCAGtcgttatgcaaatgtactgtttacaaGATTAACGTAAAAGCGGGAATCAAGACGGAACAGTTTATTTGTAACATGGAATCGTTTGTGagtggagtatgaactgagattactCAAACTCTTTCACAGATGAAGTTCTCTTTCATGTGTCTGCGTTCATGCTTAGTATGATCACATGATTGTGAAAaggttttgtcacagtgtctgcacttgtatggtttctctcatgTGTGGACTCGTTTATGCTTTTCAAGCTGACGTGCACtgatgaaggatgacccacactgatcgcAGACATGCTTTTTAACGCCACTGTGAAGGAGTTCATATTGTTTGAAGTCCTTTGAAGTGGTGAAGCCTCTCCCGCATTCATTacagtagttcattttgtctccagtgtgtctacgttgatgtatTTTCAGAGTCCTTCAATGActtaaagtttttccacaaaggtcacaacaaaagtctttcccacagcgatgacagggttgagaacttgatccatctgtgtcgctctgcttctaaacaaaaacacaaagacagtgtaagtcagtccttaacatttttatcctgaacgtcacctgaaataaagagcGTCTCTGCCaaagtccaattacattttactgtttacattatcACACTCAGCTCAACTTAATGTGCTATAAAAACAATAAgagtaaaaacattaaagtaATACTAGTTTAAtgctacaataacaataacacaatTCTCAAACACTATCCCTAAAAACCTGTGATTAGAGTCTGAATAATCAGTCAGAGCTGCCTTTCCatgcagtagaattgctaacatgctaacacacttTGATGAGTAGAGTTGTTTCAAACAGTCGGGCtgacaagataaaaatataaatacatacctcacagtaactgcacttgtagagtctttctggtgtggatctgttggtgtgcttTCAGGTAacgtggagatttaaaagtcttctcacacaggtcacatttataaggtcgttcctcagtgtgggtaaacatgtgacGTCGTAACTCTGTGTTTGTGGTAAACTGtttaccacactgatcacagctgtacacatcatgtctggtgtgaatgcgtaggtgtgtaTTTCGTCTCCCTATccggctgaaagtttttccacaaatgtcacagctgtacgccttaattccagagtgggtaactagatgactctgtaagctcttactgtgagtaaaagctctgccacactgatcacaggtgtacgctttaactccactgtggatgagttgatgTGATTTTAAGTGTGAAATGTGCGTAAATgactttccacactcgtcacagctgaacggtctctctccagtgtggatgagttggtgtgtttttaagtttccagactgcgtaaaagactttccacactcatcacagctgaatggtctctctccagtgtggatgaattggtgtgtttttaagtgtccagagAGGGTAAaaaactttccacagtctccacagctgaacggtctctctccagtgtggattagtttgtgtgtttttaagtgtccagagtgggtaaaagactttccacagtctccacagctgaacggtctctctccagtgtggattagtttgtgtgtttttaagtgtccagagtgggtaaaagactttccacagtctccacagctgaacggtctctctccactgtggatgagttggtgtgtttttaagtgtccagacttggtaaaagactttccacactcgtcacagctgaacggtctctctccggtgtggattagttggtgtgtttttaagcttccagactcgttaaaagactttccacactcatcacagctgaacggtctctctccagtgtggattagttggtgtgtttttaagcttccagacctggtaaaagactttccacagtctccacagctgaacggtctctctccggtgtggattagttggtgtgtttttaagcttccagacctggtaaaagactttccacagtctccacagctgaacggtctctctccactgtggatgagttggtgtgtttttaagtttccagagtgggtaaaagactttccacagtctccacagctgaacggtctctctccactgtggatgagttggtgtgtttttaagtgtccagacttggtaaaagactttccacactcgtcacagctgaacggtctctctccggtgtggattagttggtgtgtttttaagcttccagactcggtaaaagactttccacactcatcacagctgaacggtctctctccagtgtggaggagttggtgtgtttttaagcttctagacctggtaaaagactttccacagtctccacagctgaacggtctctctccactgtggatgagttggtgtgtttttaagtgtccagacttggtaaaagactttccacactcgtcacagctgaacggtctctctccggtgtggattagttggtgtgtttttaagtgtccagacctggtaaaagactttccacactcatcacagctgaacggtctctctccactgtggaggagttggtgtgtttttaagcttctagacctggtaaaagactttccacagtctccacagctgaacggtctctctccggTGTCGATGACCTGATGCATTTTTAGGGAAGCTTTCacagtaaaatccttcccaaacTCGTCAcggttgtatttttttcttccacttctttCGTCAACAAaattgtcggcctcctgagagcgctgacttctcgatccacgttggtcctgcagtgacagagatacaaacagaggcagtgatttGTGGGAAATACATTATTCTAACCGGCCTTTTATTAGTGGTATTTTGTGAGCTTTTATTAACTAAGTATTTATACttattttcatacaca
It includes:
- the LOC109196428 gene encoding putative uncharacterized zinc finger protein 814; amino-acid sequence: MHQVIDTGERPFSCGDCGKSFTRSRSLKTHQLLHSGERPFSCDECGKSFTRSGHLKTHQLIHTGERPFSCDECGKSFTKSGHLKTHQLIHSGERPFSCGDCGKSFTRSRSLKTHQLLHTGERPFSCDECGKSFTESGSLKTHQLIHTGERPFSCDECGKSFTKSGHLKTHQLIHSGERPFSCGDCGKSFTHSGNLKTHQLIHSGERPFSCGDCGKSFTRSGSLKTHQLIHTGERPFSCGDCGKSFTRSGSLKTHQLIHTGERPFSCDECGKSFNESGSLKTHQLIHTGERPFSCDECGKSFTKSGHLKTHQLIHSGERPFSCGDCGKSFTHSGHLKTHKLIHTGERPFSCGDCGKSFTHSGHLKTHKLIHTGERPFSCGDCGKFFTLSGHLKTHQFIHTGERPFSCDECGKSFTQSGNLKTHQLIHTGERPFSCDECGKSFTHISHLKSHQLIHSGVKAYTCDQCGRAFTHSKSLQSHLVTHSGIKAYSCDICGKTFSRIGRRNTHLRIHTRHDVYSCDQCGKQFTTNTELRRHMFTHTEERPYKCDLCEKTFKSPRYLKAHQQIHTRKTLQVQLL